TGTCGCAGCCCCCTACCTTTCTTCGCGTTTGGCCGACGGTGGCGCACGCGTCATAAAAATTGAACGCCCTGAGGGTGATTTTGCAAGACGCTACGATGACGTTGTCAACGGTGAAAGCGCGTATTTTGTCTGGCTGAACCGCGGAAAAGAATCCATTCAGTTAGACATAAAAAATGACACTGACCTTGCGTTGCTGAAACGGATGATCGCCAAAGCAGATGTTTTTATTCAAAATCTGGCACCCGGCGTTGTCAATCGCTTTGGATTAAACAGCGAGGCCTTACGCTCCGCCAACAAACGCCTGATTACGGTGGATATTTCAGGCTATGGAGACGAGGGCCCTTTTGCAGACATGAAAGCATATGACATGCTGGTCCAGTCAGAGACCGGCCTTGCAGAAGTAACAGGCTCCCCGCAAGAGCCCGGGAGGGTCGGTGTTTCAGTTTGTGATATTGCTGCGGGAATGCATGGTTTGGTGGGCGTGCTTCAAGCCCTGTATGAACGAACGATTACCGGCGAGGGCAAGTCGATAAAATCCACTTTGTTCGCGGGAATGGCGGATTGGATGACGGTCCCTCTTTTA
This region of Sneathiella aquimaris genomic DNA includes:
- a CDS encoding CaiB/BaiF CoA transferase family protein produces the protein MNGPLDGILVVSLEQAVAAPYLSSRLADGGARVIKIERPEGDFARRYDDVVNGESAYFVWLNRGKESIQLDIKNDTDLALLKRMIAKADVFIQNLAPGVVNRFGLNSEALRSANKRLITVDISGYGDEGPFADMKAYDMLVQSETGLAEVTGSPQEPGRVGVSVCDIAAGMHGLVGVLQALYERTITGEGKSIKSTLFAGMADWMTVPLLHQEYGKKAPGRGGLSHPSIAPYEAFETGDGGKVVISIQNQTEWHNLCEKVLRNPTMADDPRFHNNIERVTNRKSLHAEIHAIFQTMDRPEAVKRLKEARIAFGSLNTVADLSAHPQLERTTVQSPSGPVNLVSSPVKFAGETDQFSEIPALGQHNDTLRNEFADK